In Vitis vinifera cultivar Pinot Noir 40024 chromosome 11, ASM3070453v1, a genomic segment contains:
- the LOC100256936 gene encoding uncharacterized protein LOC100256936 codes for MINSIQYNHSSFRHQERGNQSKWFREKDQLGEDAEELVHVPLQAILLADSFAQKFRPITLERPKVLLPLVNVPMIDYTLAWLESTGIEEFFVFCCVHSKQVINYLENSHWFSLPHFDVTTIESHNSVSAGDALRLIFERHVIHEDFVLITGDTVSNMSLTQELQEHKDRREKDNNAVMTMVIKRSKPSPITHQSQLGTDELLWQLILTQSNFNCYIDICSPEVLSIFTDNFDYQHWQHHFIKGLLVDDIMGYKIFTHEIHSKRGYALV; via the exons ATGATAAACT CTATACAATACAATCATTCATCATTCAGACACCAAGAAAGAGGTAATCAAAGCAAATGGTTCAGAGAAAAGGATCAACTAGGCGAAGATGCAGAAGAGCTTGTCCACGTCCCTCTTCAGGCCATTCTCTTGGCGGACAGCTTCGCCCAGAAGTTCCGCCCCATCACCCTTGAACGCCCCAAA GTACTGCTGCCATTGGTGAATGTTCCCATGATAGACTACACTTTAGCGTGGCTTGAGTCTACTGGGATTGAGGAGTTTTTTGTCTTTTGCTGTGTGCATTCGAAACAGGTTATCAACTATTTGGAGAATTCCCATTGGTTTTCTTTGCCACACTTTGATGTCACCACAATAGAGTCACACAATTCTGTCAGTGCCGGTGATGCGCTGCGTCTGATTTTCGAGCGGCATGTG ATACATGAAGACTTCGTCCTTATTACTGGAGATACAGTAAGCAACATGTCACTTACACAGGAACTTCAAGAGCATAAGGATAGAAGGGAGAAGGATAATAATGCTGTAATGACTATGGTTATTAAACGGTCAAAGCCTTCTCCGATTACTCATCAATCTCAACTTGGTACTGATGAGCTGCTATGGCAATTGATCCTTACACAAAGCAACTTC AATTGCTATATTGACATCTGCTCCCCGGAAGTCCTCAGTATTTTCACTGACAATTTTGACTATCAACATTGGCAGCATCATTTCATCAAGGGATTGCTTGTCGATGAT ATTATGGGATACAAAATTTTCACGCATGAAATTCACTCAAagagggggtatgccctagtgtaa